The window GAACGTAAGTGCGAAATGGCCTTTGTGGGCCGAAATGTTGGAAAGAGTGGCGACAGGTAGGGCGATCATCCACCATGCAACAGCGCTGGTGACAAGGGCGGCGGCCAGCAGGACTCCGTTTCGCGTTTTCCAGATAGAAGGCCGGTTTGTGCTTTTCGCCGCATCCATCCTCATTTGGTTACCCTCCCGTCGGAGTTGTGTGGCAAACACGGTTGGGGGTCAAGTTGCAGCTTGGGCAGCCACAATGGGTCATGATTCGGCGAAGAATCTGGACGTCCGCTGCGAACCCCAAAGGTGCTGCTGCGGCGCGTGGGCCAGCGACCCGCAATGGTGATACGCCTGGTTGGCTGGCGTGTTTAACGGCTCATCCAATACTAGGGGGTACCAGCACCATCGCTGTTGAAGATGTCTGCTGCGACCTTCCACTGGCCGTCGATGTTTCGCCAGACGACTACGTACTTGCCAATGTCCTTCGTCGGGCCATTGGGACCCGTGAGCGACAGCAAATAGGTCCCTTGATCGAGAGCCATGTCGCCGCCTGAAGCAACGACGATTTTATCGGCTTTGAAAGTCAACCCGAACCCCGGCATCTGCATAAGCCCGCCCCAAGCCTTCTCGAGTGCTGGCTGACCTTGTGCGATTGGAGCACCCGGTGCCATCATTGCGCCATCAGAGGCATAGAGCCTTGATACTGCAGCTGCATTGTGATCGCGGATCAGCGCGAGCCATCTCTCATTGGTCTTGCGTATCGCTTGCTCGTGCTCCGCGGCCGTGTTGTGTGTCGAATTTTTCGACTCGGCGGTTGAGCCAAGGCCTAAGAGCAGCACGCTGAATCCCGACAGAAAAGCATATTTCACTCTCAGCATATCGCAGTCCTCCTTTGCTCCTGAGATGATGTCACGGCTTGCACATGAGCGCAAACGAGACCTTCCGTTGCGAGAACACGTTGTGGGTCGTCCTCGACTGTCCGCTATCCACCCCATTCAGGACATTACTGCCCTTAATCCCGGATCCCGAAAGCGGCCGTCCACCTGCCACAAAATGTTGCTGAACAGATGGCGGCTTTCGGGAAAAGAGCTAGAGCGACTGAGGGTCGGCCATGTCAGCGTGCTAGGCCCAATTCGGCGCGCGGCTCGTCTGACCGATCCCGGGGTTCATCCGGTTTCCGGGATCGAGCGTTCGATAGTGCGAGACTAGCTCCGGGCCGGCCGCGTAGAGATGTCCGACATTATGTTCAGCGGGGTAGCGCGCGCCCCGCTGATCAAGCAACTCAAGCAACTGACGCTTGATTTTGGCTGGATCGCACCCTTTCCTGATCAGATAGTCCTGATGCAAAACGTGGCAGAAGAAGTGCCCATAATATAATTTGCCTACGATCGCATTCTCGATATCCGACGGCAATGCCTCGAACCACTCACGATCATTGCGGCGCAGCGCGATGTCCAGTGCCAGAATATCCTCGACCAGATCCCCTCGAACCGCCCGGTATCGCACAGCGGCTCCAGCAACGACAAAGCGATGTAGGAAGGCTTTGCCTGCCTCATGCGGGTCGCATTCGAACATGTCGCCAGTCGACGAGGGAAACAAGGTTGCAAGTATGGTTCTTGTCTCGGCAATGGCACTTTCCGGGACCTTGAGGATCAGATGATGTTCGAAGCGATCTCGAAAGTATCGCATGCGGCGCGGCAGGTGTCGGGGGAGCAGCCGCGATCCTGCCTGGAACAGGCTGTCGATGAGGTTGTCCGGGAGCAACCGCATTTTGGCCGCCAGGGATTCCAACTTTGCTTTGAGCGCGAACAGGCGAGGAAGGCGCTGAGTTCCAACCAGTTGGATCAGCAGGAATGTATCCTTGCCGAATTCTTCGGCCAGGTCGAACGCGTCGCGGTGAATGTACTCTGCCGAAATCGGCAACGGCTTGCCCTCGCTCAGCATGGTCCTGCGCAACGCGGTAAGCTCGGCGGTGTTATTGGTGCCGACATAGAAAGTTGCCGTGCCTTCCTGTCGGGCAAAAGTATCGAGCCTGACAGCGAAAACCATGATTCTACCGGCGCTTCCCGATGCTTCGTAAAGCCGCGCGGGATCGCAGTTGTGGCGGGCCGGACTGTCCGAATCTATCGAGCGCACAATCGCCTCATAGTCTTGAGCCGAAGCCACGCGATGGTCGGATTGAAGCGCGCTATCCTGCAGTTGCCCCGCCTCGAGCGCCTTCAACATCGTTTCAGGCTCATTCCCCAGCTCGATGCCCAGATGGTTGCAAAATTGAACTTCGCCTGCTTCGTCCACGCGTGCAAACAACGCGTATTGGGTATAGGCTGGCCCTCTGGATATTAGCGCGCCTCCCGAATTGTTGCAGATCCCGCCTACAATAGACGCCCCGAGGCAGGACGACCCGATCACCGAATGGGGTTCGCGACCAAGCGGCACGAGCTTGGCCTCAAGATCATGCAGCGTTGAACCGGACAGGCAGACGACCTGATGGCCGCCCAGTATCGGAAAGATGCCCTTGATTCGCAGCGTATTGATGACAACGACAGGCTGGTCGTATTCACCATTGGGCGTCGAACCTCCAGTCAACCCGGTATTTGCAGCTTGAACTATGACAACACAGCCAGCTGCGATGCTGGCGCAAAATACGCGCCATTGCTCCACCAGAGTGCCCGGCCGCACAACGGCCAGGGCAGTGCCGGTGCCTGTCCTGTACCCGGTCAGATAGGGCGCCGCAGCAGACGTCCCTGTTAGCACATGCCTGCTGCCGACAATTGCGCGCAATCGCTGCAGCAGCAGTTCTTGTTCACCGGCCAGCATTTGTTCGATCATCATGTTGGTCGGCATCGTTCGAGTTGACGGAAGGGCACGGATCCCCAGCATCTCGATGATTAAAGCAATGGAGCATCAATCGATAAGGATCACGGCATTGCCAATCAGTTGGCCCGCTTCGACCGCCAGATGGGCTTCGACGGCATCTGAGAGATCAAACTTTGCTGCAATTGCGTGGCACAGCGCGCCGCTGTCCAGCGCGCGTGTCAATCGATCAATCACTTTAGCCCGTTCTTGCACCGACAGCAGATAGACCAGCATCATCCGAACCGTGGTGTGGTTGAACATCATCGGACGGAAGGGTATTTCAGGGGTCATATTGGCCGCCGAGCCATATGCTGCGATCACACCACCAGCCCCGAGGACCGCGTTGGACACGGCCAGATTGCCTCCGAATTCAACCTCGACGATGCGGTTGACCTTTTTCCCGCCATTCGCCGCAATTATGGCCTCAGCAACATCGCCCACCCGGTAATTGATCACCGCATGTGCACCCGCCTGCTTGGCCGCCTCTGCCTTTTCCTCTCCGCTCACCGTCGCAATTACCCGCGCACCTCCCCACCGGGCCAACTGGATGGCATAATGCCCCACTGCGCCAGCGCCACCGGTGACAAGGATCGTCTGTCCATCGACGTCACCGTCGGCGAAGACAGCATGGCAGGCCGTGGAGGCGGGAATGCCTAGGCAAGCCCCCGCTTGCCAATCCATGCCGCCAGGCAGCGCGACGGCCTGCCGCGCAGGCAGGCAGACCCGCTCGGCGCAGGTACCATCCGCGCGTTGCCATGCGGCATTCCACAACCAGACCCGCTCGCCAATCCGCCCTGCATCAACACCTTCGCCGACCGCATCGATTTCGCCGGCCCCGTCCGAGTGCGGAATGACTCGCGGGTATGTGATGGCCCCGCGCGATCCTGCGCGCGCCTTGACGTCCGAAGGGTTAACCCCCGATGCGCGCACTCGAACCCGCACCTCGCCCGGGCCCGGCGCCGGATCCGCGAGTTCACCATACTTCAGTACCTGAACTGCAGGCCCGACCTCTTCATACCAGACAGCGCGCATCAATCCTCCATATCGATCGACAGCCCCTCCGCAATGCCATCGAGATTGCCTGAATCGCCAAGCTAATGCGGTGCGGAACGGAGAAAAAGCATCCTGAGTGCCTGAACCACTACCCGGAACGACATCATTTTGAGGGTCTCGCGCAGTTCGTTTGGCCCCATGACTACCAGCATTGGGACTTGCCCCATCATCTTTCCCTTGATGTGAAGGTTTCGCCCGTTAGCCGCGATCGATTCAACCTCCATGAGGAGAAGTCCTTCTGAACCGAAAAGTTTCATGTCGATTTTCCCTCCTTTGGGCGGCGCTGCTGGCCCGATGGGATGCTTACGAGACGGCTGCCATCATTATCTGAATGACCCGGCCGCCTTCTTCGGTTGCCCAGCTCCCGGTCAATTCGGCCACGATCTGGTTGGTGCCAGCAAGCATGACACCACCCTGCTCCATCCGACGCAGCGCCATGGCCTCGCCAATTTCACCCGGCGATCCGCCCGCGTCAGCAATTACCTGAACCGCGAAACCCTGTTCGACAAGGCTCAGCGCAGGGAATATGGTGCAGACATCATTGGTTACCCCGGCAAGCACGATATTTTTGCGCCCCGTAGCCTTTACTGCTGCAGCAAAGCCTTCATCCTCCATGGCGTTGATGATCCCCATACGTTGGATCCGTGACGCGTGCGCTTCGGGCACGGCCTCGGCCAGTTCATTGAAGATGGGCCCCTGCGTAAAGGCTTCCATGCTCGATGTAATCACGATCGGCATGCCATGGATCTTGGCAACCTTTGCCAGCAGGACCGTGTTGCGCTTGAGCAAGTCTTGGGGCATCGAATTGACCCAGCCAATTGTGCCTACCTGATGATCGATAAGCAGCAAAGCCGCGTTGCTTCCATTGAATCGTTCGTTTGACATTATTTCCTCCTTCAGATTCAAATTCAAATTTTTTACTTTGTAAATTCTGCGACCAATTTCTTGGATATTTCTTGGGTTCTAATAATACTTGCTTCCTTGACATGACCGTAGCCGCGGATTTTTTCTGGGATCTTGGCGATTACAATTGCGGATGCATGATTTTCTGGTGTGAGTCCGGCAGTAACGACGCTCATTGATGCTTCGAAATCATCGATGAGCCGGCGCTCTTGCCTGCGTTCTGCGCCGCGCCCAAATGGGTCGAACGCTGTACCGCGCAAAAACTTGAGCCTCGCGAGAATGCGGAACGGTATCAGGACCCAGGCGCCAAATTCACGTTTGATCAGCTTACCCGTGACCTTATCGCGGCGCGCCAGCAGCGGCGGCGCCAGATGGAACCGCAGGCGATAGCTGCCGGTAAACTGCGCCTTGAGGTTCGCGAGAAATGGCCCGCCAACGTAAAGCCGTGCGACTTCGTATTCGTCCTTATAGGCCATCAGCTTGAAGAAATTCTGGGCAACCGCCTCCGTCAGTGAGGTGCACCCGGGCAGCGCCACATTTTCGGCCGACTGTACCGCCTTGACCAGTCTCATGTAACGCTCAGCGTAAGCCTGATTTTGATATGCGGTCAGCTCCGCGGCACGGTCGGAAATGACTTCTTCGAGGCTCCGAGGCTGCACCTTCCCAGTTCTGGAGCCTTGCGCCGAGAGGAGCTGGTCTATCCGCTGCGGATCGTGCGCCCACAGGCGGCCAAGTCTGAACGCGTGAAGGTTGTATGGGACCGAAAGCCGATTGGCGACGACTGCAGCCTCGATCGCGTCGGCGCTCACCGGGAGCAAGCCCATCTGGCTGGCAAGCCCAACCAGCATCAGGTTTGCGCCGATTGAGTCTCCGGTCAGAGCTTCCGAAACACTGGTGACATTGTAGAAGCTTGCGCGGTCCTGGCCGCACATGGTCTCAATGGCACTGGCCATCCTGTCACGTGGCACCTGAAACTCGGTATCGCGAGTAAATGTGCCGGTTACCGAACGATGGTCATTGATCACCACGCGGCTTAGGCCCAGCTGCAGCAACGATAATGCGTCCTTTTGTGCGCTTGCGACGAGGTCTGCGCCGAGAAGCACGTCAGCGCGTGACGAAGCGATGCGAGGCGTTCCCAGGCTTTGCTCACTCTGACCGATCTTGATGTGGCAGAAGACTGCTCCGAACTTCTGAGACATACCTGTCAGATCGAGGATCTGCACGGCAAGGCCCTCGCTCTCGGCCGCCATGCCCAACAACTTGGAAATCGTCACCACGCCTGTGCCGCCGATTCCTGCAACAACGATGGCTCGACTTTCAGTGCAATCGACCACCGCGGGCGTCGGCAATTCCTCGAACAGGTTGGCGTCGGGCGCAGCGGCGGTCGGTTTGGCCAGCGCCCCGCCCTCAATCGTCACAAAACTGGGGCAAAAACCTTTGACGCAGGAAAAATCCTTGTTGCACGACGACTGATCGATCGTCCGCTTGCGACCAAACTCGGTATCGAGCGGCTGGATGGAAAGGCAGTTGGATTGAACGCCACAATCCCCGCAGCCTTCACACACCCGGTCATTGATCACGACCCGCTTTTGCGGATCGATCGCCTTACCGCGCTTGCGCCGACGCCGCAGCTCGGTTGCGCAGGTCTGCTCATAGACAATGACCGACACCCCCTTAGCCTCGCGAAGCTCAAGCTGGAGCGCGGTGAGTTCGTCGCGATGGTGCAGGCTGGTACCCGGCGCAAATTCGGCCAGATCGAACTTGTCGGGATTATCGCTTACCACCAGCACGCGGGCGGCGCCTTCGCTCTTCATCTGATGGGTGATGGCGTGGACGCTGATCGGTCCGTCGACGGGTTGGCCTCCGGTCATTGCCACCGCGTCGTTGTAAAGGATCTTGTATGTCGCGTTGACCTTGGCTGCGATCGCCTGTCTGATTGCCAATGACCCGGAATGATAGAAGGTACCATCGCCGACATTGACAAAGACATGCTCGGTTTCAACGAACGGTGAAGCCCCAACCCAGGCTGCGCCCTCGCCGCCCATTTGTGGATAGGCGACGATGCCGCGCTCCATGAACATTGCCAAGGTGTGGCAACCGATCCCGGCCAGCTGGTCGCTGCCCTCCGGGACCTTGGTCGAGGTGTTGTGCGGGCATCCCGAACAGAAATGCGGAGCGCGAATGATTCCCGTAACCGATGCGGCCAGATTACTGTCCAGTACTTCCAGTTCGGCAAGGCGCTTCGAAATCGCCTGCGAGGCATGATACGGCTCAAGCCACTTTGCGATCGCCCTTGCGATCAGTGCCGGGGTTAGTTCGCCATGCGAAGGCAGCACGGGCTCGCCGCGCACTGCCTTTCCTGAGACCTGTATCGCGCGTTCGCCGCACCGGTCGAACAAGGTGGCTTTGACTTGCGGCTCAACGAAGGCCCTGCCCTCTTCAAGCACAATCAGCTCGTCAGCCTCAACGGCAAATGCCGCAAGGCCGGAAGGCTCAAGCGGCCAGATGACTCCAAGTTTGAAGACCGCAAGCCCGATTGACCGGGCCCCCCATTCGTCGATGCCCAGATTGGCGAGAGCCTCGATCGTGTCGGTGTAGACCTTTCCGTGCGCTATTATCCCCAAGCGACAATTTTCTGGCTGGCCGAATGTCGTACGGTTGAGTCGGTTGGCGGCGACGAAAGCATGAACTGCCGGCAGGCGCCGCGTGTTCAGCCGCTCGTCCTGATCGACCGATGTATCAGGCCAGCGAATGTGAACGCCGGGGGGCGCAATCTGATGATCTCTCGGAACCGTAGCCGTGTTTCTCGTGGGATCACAAGCGACGAAAGATGAAGATTCGGCGATATCCGACGTCATCTTGATTGCCGTCCAGACCCCGGAGTAACGGGACAGCTGCCAGCCTATCAGGCAATAGTCGAAGATGTCCTGAACCGAACTCGCGCTGAATGTGGGAATGCTGAGCGCAGAAAGTGCCAGTTCGCTTTGCTGCTGGATGCTGGATGAGCGCGCCATGGGATCATCGCCCACCGCCATGACCACCCCTCCAAGTTCAGAAGTACCCCAAAGATTGGCATGTCGCAACGCATCGCCAGAGCGATCGAGCCCAGGCCCCTTGCTGTACCACAGTCCGAATACACCCTGAACCTTAGGATCTTTGAAGAAGCCGACCTGCTGTGATCCCCAGACTGCGGTCGCTGCCAGATCCTCGTTGACCCCCGGCTGGAACGTTATGTTGTTTTCCGACAATTGCGCTTCGGCGGCCCACATTTCCTCATCGACATGGCCCAGCGGAGATCCACGGTAGCCCGAGACAAACCCGCCGGTCCGCAAGCCCAGCGCCGCGTCGCGTGCGGCTTGCTCAAGCAAAGCCGCAACCAGCACTTCAGTGCCAGAGAGAAACTTCACATCCTTGCGCCCAGTGATTTCAATCCGCTGATGCTCGCCCATCTCAATGCTCTCCCAAGATCCGCGCGGTCATCATGTGAAAAATGTGGACACACGGCCGACACCGCCAATGTGCACGCATATGAAGTCGCCGCGCTGCACCGGCTCGACTGGTACAAGTGAGCCCGACAGCAGCACTTCGCCCGCCTTCAACGAGTGTCCGTATCTGCCGAGGGTATTTGCCAACCAGGCGATGCAGCGCGCCGGCGAACCCAATGCAGCAGCACCCGCACCAGTGCTGACCACCTCGCCGTTCTTCTCCAGCACCATGCCAAGAGTCACCAGATCGAGCTTGCGCGGGTCGGCAAGCTGATCACCCATCACCAAAAGGCCGGATGAAGCGTTGTCCGCAACAGTATCCTCGTATTTGATCCGCCAGTCGGCGATCCGTGAATCAACAATTTCAATGCAGGGAACAATGCAATCCGTGGCTCTGATAACCTCAGCCACTGTAATCCCCGGCCCGGTAAGGTCGCGCTTGAGAACGAAGGCCAGCTCGCCCTCAACCATCGGCTGGATAAGCGTCGCCTCGATATCGACGGGGTCACCAGCAAATATCTGCATGGCATCAGTCAGAAATCCAAAATCCGGCTGGTCCACACCGAAGCGACGTTGCACAGCAACGCTAGTTGCTCCAATTTTCTTGCCTACGAGCCGTTCTCCGTCGTCAATCCGACGTTGCAACTGGTGAAGCGATATCCGGTAGGCATCGTCGAGCGAGATTCCGCCAGATCGCTCAGTGAACGGCCGGATAGCGGTCCTTGAGCGCATTGCTGCATAGAGCTCATCGCCGTAGTCGCGGATCTGGTCGTCAGTCATTACGCTTGCAATGGTGTCGTGCCAGTGATCTGTCACGCGATCTCGCCCGCCGCCAAGAGTTCGCGGGTTCGTGCTAGAGTTGAGCGTAACGCGGCAGCATATCCGCGATCTTCGCTGTCAAAGACAGCCTTTGCCTGCTGCTCCTCGGCACCGTTCGGGTCGACATCGGGCAGGCCTATCAGGCAATAGAACTTCAGAAACAGCTGACCTTCCGCATCCTCGATGATCTCATTGACGATCACGCCTTCGCGTGGACTTATGACCTGATGGAACGACACTTTTCTCTCAGGGACAAAGGAGATGAACTCGCAGATGAAGTCCCCCATGATCGTTGCCTCGCGGATGATATAATTCGTTCCCTCGACGGTCACCTCGCAAGCAGAGCATGCTCCGGGCGGGAGAAACAACCGAGCATCACGCGCCTTTAGCACCAGCCCTTGCCATAGCTGGGCACGCGACAGGACGGACTCTCCTTCCGGATTCACCGGGATCGTCGCCGTTGAATAGATCATGCGTTGCGCTCCATTGCTGTGCTTATTGACAATTTGGGATGCGAACGATTAGCCCATCCAAATCGGAGGTGACCTCGA of the Aquisediminimonas profunda genome contains:
- the dld gene encoding D-lactate dehydrogenase; the protein is MMIEQMLAGEQELLLQRLRAIVGSRHVLTGTSAAAPYLTGYRTGTGTALAVVRPGTLVEQWRVFCASIAAGCVVIVQAANTGLTGGSTPNGEYDQPVVVINTLRIKGIFPILGGHQVVCLSGSTLHDLEAKLVPLGREPHSVIGSSCLGASIVGGICNNSGGALISRGPAYTQYALFARVDEAGEVQFCNHLGIELGNEPETMLKALEAGQLQDSALQSDHRVASAQDYEAIVRSIDSDSPARHNCDPARLYEASGSAGRIMVFAVRLDTFARQEGTATFYVGTNNTAELTALRRTMLSEGKPLPISAEYIHRDAFDLAEEFGKDTFLLIQLVGTQRLPRLFALKAKLESLAAKMRLLPDNLIDSLFQAGSRLLPRHLPRRMRYFRDRFEHHLILKVPESAIAETRTILATLFPSSTGDMFECDPHEAGKAFLHRFVVAGAAVRYRAVRGDLVEDILALDIALRRNDREWFEALPSDIENAIVGKLYYGHFFCHVLHQDYLIRKGCDPAKIKRQLLELLDQRGARYPAEHNVGHLYAAGPELVSHYRTLDPGNRMNPGIGQTSRAPNWA
- a CDS encoding AtaL-like protein, which gives rise to MIYSTATIPVNPEGESVLSRAQLWQGLVLKARDARLFLPPGACSACEVTVEGTNYIIREATIMGDFICEFISFVPERKVSFHQVISPREGVIVNEIIEDAEGQLFLKFYCLIGLPDVDPNGAEEQQAKAVFDSEDRGYAAALRSTLARTRELLAAGEIA
- a CDS encoding 2-keto-4-pentenoate hydratase, producing MTDDQIRDYGDELYAAMRSRTAIRPFTERSGGISLDDAYRISLHQLQRRIDDGERLVGKKIGATSVAVQRRFGVDQPDFGFLTDAMQIFAGDPVDIEATLIQPMVEGELAFVLKRDLTGPGITVAEVIRATDCIVPCIEIVDSRIADWRIKYEDTVADNASSGLLVMGDQLADPRKLDLVTLGMVLEKNGEVVSTGAGAAALGSPARCIAWLANTLGRYGHSLKAGEVLLSGSLVPVEPVQRGDFICVHIGGVGRVSTFFT
- a CDS encoding isochorismatase family protein is translated as MSNERFNGSNAALLLIDHQVGTIGWVNSMPQDLLKRNTVLLAKVAKIHGMPIVITSSMEAFTQGPIFNELAEAVPEAHASRIQRMGIINAMEDEGFAAAVKATGRKNIVLAGVTNDVCTIFPALSLVEQGFAVQVIADAGGSPGEIGEAMALRRMEQGGVMLAGTNQIVAELTGSWATEEGGRVIQIMMAAVS
- a CDS encoding NADPH:quinone reductase, with amino-acid sequence MRAVWYEEVGPAVQVLKYGELADPAPGPGEVRVRVRASGVNPSDVKARAGSRGAITYPRVIPHSDGAGEIDAVGEGVDAGRIGERVWLWNAAWQRADGTCAERVCLPARQAVALPGGMDWQAGACLGIPASTACHAVFADGDVDGQTILVTGGAGAVGHYAIQLARWGGARVIATVSGEEKAEAAKQAGAHAVINYRVGDVAEAIIAANGGKKVNRIVEVEFGGNLAVSNAVLGAGGVIAAYGSAANMTPEIPFRPMMFNHTTVRMMLVYLLSVQERAKVIDRLTRALDSGALCHAIAAKFDLSDAVEAHLAVEAGQLIGNAVILID
- a CDS encoding YybH family protein — encoded protein: MLRVKYAFLSGFSVLLLGLGSTAESKNSTHNTAAEHEQAIRKTNERWLALIRDHNAAAVSRLYASDGAMMAPGAPIAQGQPALEKAWGGLMQMPGFGLTFKADKIVVASGGDMALDQGTYLLSLTGPNGPTKDIGKYVVVWRNIDGQWKVAADIFNSDGAGTP
- a CDS encoding indolepyruvate ferredoxin oxidoreductase family protein, which translates into the protein MGEHQRIEITGRKDVKFLSGTEVLVAALLEQAARDAALGLRTGGFVSGYRGSPLGHVDEEMWAAEAQLSENNITFQPGVNEDLAATAVWGSQQVGFFKDPKVQGVFGLWYSKGPGLDRSGDALRHANLWGTSELGGVVMAVGDDPMARSSSIQQQSELALSALSIPTFSASSVQDIFDYCLIGWQLSRYSGVWTAIKMTSDIAESSSFVACDPTRNTATVPRDHQIAPPGVHIRWPDTSVDQDERLNTRRLPAVHAFVAANRLNRTTFGQPENCRLGIIAHGKVYTDTIEALANLGIDEWGARSIGLAVFKLGVIWPLEPSGLAAFAVEADELIVLEEGRAFVEPQVKATLFDRCGERAIQVSGKAVRGEPVLPSHGELTPALIARAIAKWLEPYHASQAISKRLAELEVLDSNLAASVTGIIRAPHFCSGCPHNTSTKVPEGSDQLAGIGCHTLAMFMERGIVAYPQMGGEGAAWVGASPFVETEHVFVNVGDGTFYHSGSLAIRQAIAAKVNATYKILYNDAVAMTGGQPVDGPISVHAITHQMKSEGAARVLVVSDNPDKFDLAEFAPGTSLHHRDELTALQLELREAKGVSVIVYEQTCATELRRRRKRGKAIDPQKRVVINDRVCEGCGDCGVQSNCLSIQPLDTEFGRKRTIDQSSCNKDFSCVKGFCPSFVTIEGGALAKPTAAAPDANLFEELPTPAVVDCTESRAIVVAGIGGTGVVTISKLLGMAAESEGLAVQILDLTGMSQKFGAVFCHIKIGQSEQSLGTPRIASSRADVLLGADLVASAQKDALSLLQLGLSRVVINDHRSVTGTFTRDTEFQVPRDRMASAIETMCGQDRASFYNVTSVSEALTGDSIGANLMLVGLASQMGLLPVSADAIEAAVVANRLSVPYNLHAFRLGRLWAHDPQRIDQLLSAQGSRTGKVQPRSLEEVISDRAAELTAYQNQAYAERYMRLVKAVQSAENVALPGCTSLTEAVAQNFFKLMAYKDEYEVARLYVGGPFLANLKAQFTGSYRLRFHLAPPLLARRDKVTGKLIKREFGAWVLIPFRILARLKFLRGTAFDPFGRGAERRQERRLIDDFEASMSVVTAGLTPENHASAIVIAKIPEKIRGYGHVKEASIIRTQEISKKLVAEFTK